TCGGGGTCTTAGCGCCGTGCTTGGCTGTCTTCTCGGCGCTGGTGCTGGGAATGAAGGGAGTCCAAATGGGTCCTGGCGCGACGCAGTTGACCCGGATCTTGCGCTCGACCAGATTTTGGGCGAGAGATTTGGTAAAAGCGTGTATCGCGCCCTTCGTCGCGGCGTAGTCCATCAGATTCTTGTGCCCTCGCAAGCCGGTGACCGAACCGCAATTGACGATTACCGCCCCCTCTACGATGTGCTCTAAAGCTGCCTTAGTCATGTAGAAATAGCCATAGACGTTGGTTTTGAACGTGTTGTCGAATTGCTCGTCGCTGATATCCTCAGGTCGATCTTGCTCTTCTTGGTAAGCCGCATTGTTCACTAGGATGTCGAGTTTCCCGAACGCCTTCACCGTCTCGGCGACAGATCGGCGGCAGAAAGAAGCGTCAGTGACGTCGCCCGGAAGCAGCAGGCACCTACGACCTTCCTTCTCAACGGCTCGCTTTGTCTCTTCAGCATCCGATTGCTCTTCGCGTAAATAAACGATAGCGACATTGGCTCCCTCGCGGGCGTACAACACAGCAACGGCTCGTCCGATACCCGAGTCACCTCCGGTGATCAGTGCAACCTTGTCCTTCAGTTTGTCGGATCCCCTGTAGAGCGGCGCGTCGTACGTTGGTCGTGGGGTCATTTCCGACTCAATCCCCGGTTTCGGCTGCTCCTGGGCGGGCATCGGACTTTTGGGTTTCCGCTGAACTTTCGGCATACGATTCTCCTCTGTTGAAATGGTTTACGCCGCCTGGCACATGGCTCTACTTTTCGCTGTCTTCGATGGGGACCCTGGCCGAGGCCTTCTTGCCCTGCCAGAGCGCTTTGCTCCTTCGGCTTCGCGCAGTTCGCGTTGCATTCTTTTCCTCAGCAAGGCAAGCACCGCGGCTTCTTCAGGCCGCAGGGACCGCAACTCCTCGCGTAGTTCGCGTTCGGTCTCTTCTCTTACTGTCTCGATCACACTCTTCTCGAGGTAAGCGTCTATCACTGCTGGATGGATGTAGCACTTGCGGCAAACCGCTTTGGTGTTGCCTAGTCGTCCGGCCACGTGCTCGATCGCTCGGATTACATTTAGCTTGGCGGTTGCTTGGCTGTCAAATTCCTTGAATTCCTGCAGTACCTTGGCAGCCAGCACCGTCCCGGCCCACGTGCGGAAGTCCTTTGCCGTAAAATCCTCGCCGCCAATTTCGCGAAGATATTCATTGACGTCTTGGGAACCGACATCGCGGACCTCACCCTTTTCGTCGACGAATTGGAACAATTCTTGGCCCGGCAACTCCTGGCATTGAGCGACGATGCGGGCGAGACGGCGATCTTTTAGATCGATTTCATGCTTCCGGCCACTCTTTCCGAGGAATCCAAAGCAAATCATGGAGCCGTTGATCTGCGCGTGTTCATCGCGCATGGTGGTCAAGCCGAACGAGTGGTTGCTTTTGGCGTATTCATCATTCCTGACGCGGATGAGTGTGGCTTCCAGCAGGCGCACGACGGCGGCCAAGACTTTCTCGCGAGGCAAACCTGTGCATGCACTTGAGATGCCGGTCGACGCGCCGCCGAATTCTGGGCAAAGCCTGCGCAAAACCGATCACCCGGCCGTATTTCTCTTGGTCCCGGACCTCGCGCCAGCGCGGATGGTAGCGATATTGCCTTCGCCTTCGCGCGTCGTAACCCGTGGCCTGGATGTGTCCCTCGGCGGATGGGCAGATCCAAACATTCTGCCACGCCGGGGGAATCGCCAAACTTCGAATGCGAGCTAATGTTTCGGCGTCACGCACGGCAGTTCCGTTTGCGGTCAGGTAGGAAAAGCCTTTGCGATTTCGCTTGCGCGTTATTCCGGGCTTCCAATCGGAAACGTATCGCAGGCCGGCTTCTTCTGCCGAGCGTATGAGACCCTCCGCCACCAACGGCGCACGTCCTTCCTTGCTTGATTTTGCGGGCATGGGGGTCGCGTCGTATCTGAATAAGTAAAGGATCGCAGAGCGACAGGAATCGGCCAAAACGTGCCAAATCAGCCCGGAATGATGCGTGAGACTTCGCGAAAAGTCGCTGAGGCGCGTGATTCTGCCCCCCCGAGTTGTTCTAGCTAAAACTCGGTGTGCCTTCTTAAACGCGCTTCCTTGTCGATATCGAGCACGAAGTTATCGTTCCGATGCATGTCATATGCCATACAATTAAGTGTGTGACAGACCGGAGGTAGCCCGTTAATTCAAAAGGCTTTTTTCTACGCTCTCCAAGGGTGACCGGTTGCCCAGCTTGGAGCGCGCAGGCGAAAAGTGCACGCGGGTGGTGTAAGCTTTACAAGCCGCTTTCGAATACCTTAGGGGGCCGTAGCGAGGCCAATATGAGGCGGGGAATTGCCACGGCGGAGGCCGTGTGATTGGGGCGCGCGAAGCGGCCGCCGCCTGGCATCAAGGACTGCTATGGTGTCTCCATCCGCCAGGATTGCGCAGCACAAGACAGCCCGCCAGACCGAGCGGATCGGCGGTCGCAGCAGGGCGGTGG
This genomic window from Pseudomonadota bacterium contains:
- a CDS encoding SDR family oxidoreductase; its protein translation is MPKVQRKPKSPMPAQEQPKPGIESEMTPRPTYDAPLYRGSDKLKDKVALITGGDSGIGRAVAVLYAREGANVAIVYLREEQSDAEETKRAVEKEGRRCLLLPGDVTDASFCRRSVAETVKAFGKLDILVNNAAYQEEQDRPEDISDEQFDNTFKTNVYGYFYMTKAALEHIVEGAVIVNCGSVTGLRGHKNLMDYAATKGAIHAFTKSLAQNLVERKIRVNCVAPGPIWTPFIPSTSAEKTAKHGAKTPMKRPGQPEEVAPAFVFFASEADSSYITGEVLTLLGGETTAA